Proteins from one Ornithobacterium rhinotracheale genomic window:
- a CDS encoding Na(+)-translocating NADH-quinone reductase subunit F: MEFTEEELHYMAMNFIGEELQKMGFEFLAVNSKLKKHPQFVTYKKNEKNIFVLVQASIPPDDYTRLPAIASKMVAHAREQDARVWFAGVGITHADDLNRKPVKGEAYKLLFNGFNFLS; the protein is encoded by the coding sequence ATGGAATTTACCGAAGAAGAATTGCACTACATGGCAATGAATTTTATAGGCGAAGAGCTTCAAAAAATGGGATTTGAATTTCTTGCCGTGAATAGCAAACTCAAAAAACATCCACAATTTGTAACCTACAAAAAAAACGAAAAAAATATATTTGTTTTGGTACAAGCTTCGATCCCACCCGATGATTACACAAGGTTGCCCGCCATTGCAAGCAAAATGGTGGCGCACGCACGCGAGCAAGATGCACGCGTTTGGTTTGCGGGCGTAGGCATCACGCACGCCGATGATTTAAACCGAAAACCTGTAAAAGGAGAAGCCTACAAATTACTTTTTAATGGATTTAATTTTTTAAGCTAA
- a CDS encoding thiol-disulfide oxidoreductase DCC family protein, with the protein MRERIIFFDGVCNLCDGLVQFILKRDKNKIFKFSSLQSNFAQKKIAEFGENAQNLNTIFYLKDEKLFSQSQAVLEIARDLGGLYQIFYIFKVFPHSFRDFLYQRVAKNRYKLFGQKNECMLPTPELKNRFLD; encoded by the coding sequence ATGAGAGAGCGTATAATTTTTTTTGATGGTGTATGCAATTTATGCGATGGACTGGTGCAATTTATTTTAAAAAGAGATAAAAATAAAATATTTAAATTCAGTTCGTTGCAATCCAATTTTGCGCAAAAAAAAATAGCAGAATTCGGTGAAAACGCTCAAAACTTAAATACCATTTTTTATCTAAAAGATGAGAAGTTATTTAGCCAATCTCAAGCTGTGCTAGAAATTGCTCGGGATTTAGGCGGCTTGTACCAAATATTCTATATTTTTAAGGTTTTTCCGCACTCATTCAGAGATTTCTTGTACCAAAGAGTAGCAAAAAATCGCTATAAATTATTTGGGCAAAAAAACGAATGTATGCTCCCAACGCCTGAATTAAAAAATCGATTTTTGGATTAA
- a CDS encoding lysophospholipid acyltransferase family protein gives MNHKKNIFFDAFGYPHFIKRFIIFTFGAISYRRYNGFNKLKIQGTENIANLPEQNVLFVSNHQTYFADVSAMYHVFSSVKNGFQNSIKNPIYLLNPKIDMYYVAAKETMNKGLLAKLFSLAGAVTVKRTWREAGKDIKRKVDLKEIDNIEKALQQGWVITFPQGTTKAFAPGRKGTAHIIKKNKPIVVPVVIDGFRRSFDKKGLLIKKRGVEQTMTFKKPLEIDYENDSTQKIIDQVMDAIEQSEKYIKVKPIPEEGEAEN, from the coding sequence GTGAATCATAAAAAAAATATATTTTTCGATGCCTTTGGGTATCCACATTTCATCAAGCGATTTATCATTTTCACCTTTGGAGCAATTTCGTATCGTAGATACAACGGATTCAACAAGTTGAAAATCCAAGGAACCGAAAATATCGCCAATCTACCTGAGCAAAATGTACTTTTTGTATCGAATCACCAAACCTATTTTGCTGATGTTTCAGCCATGTATCATGTCTTTAGTAGTGTGAAAAATGGGTTCCAAAATTCGATTAAAAACCCGATTTATTTGCTCAATCCTAAAATTGACATGTATTATGTCGCAGCAAAAGAAACTATGAATAAAGGACTTTTGGCTAAATTATTTTCTCTCGCAGGAGCCGTAACCGTGAAAAGAACATGGCGCGAAGCGGGAAAAGACATTAAAAGAAAGGTTGATTTAAAGGAAATCGACAATATTGAGAAAGCTTTGCAACAAGGCTGGGTAATTACCTTCCCACAAGGTACCACCAAGGCCTTTGCCCCTGGCAGAAAAGGGACAGCGCACATCATCAAAAAGAATAAACCGATTGTGGTTCCTGTAGTGATTGATGGATTCCGTCGTTCGTTTGACAAAAAAGGTCTTTTAATTAAAAAACGCGGCGTGGAGCAAACCATGACTTTCAAAAAACCTTTAGAAATTGATTATGAGAACGATAGCACTCAAAAAATCATAGACCAAGTAATGGACGCTATCGAGCAATCAGAAAAATACATCAAGGTAAAACCTATTCCAGAAGAAGGCGAAGCCGAAAATTAA
- a CDS encoding NUDIX hydrolase: protein MNNLTSSNIKSLFRNTKTPGWKAQKVMAPPYRQNLVDKARYNPANPRIAAVLIIVYEENGELYFPVIHRNTYPGVHSNQIGFPGGRVEAIDENLQATALRESLEEINADPNCIEIVGELSQLFIPPSNFIVHPFVGIYKGRPDFIPSEREVKAIIPLKLNEFIHSPNIIEHTVVVDNIAHQVPAFALPNNLICWGATAMMLNEFLVFLRNSLNL from the coding sequence ATGAATAACCTTACATCCTCTAATATTAAAAGTCTATTCAGAAACACAAAAACACCTGGCTGGAAAGCCCAAAAAGTAATGGCACCGCCCTATCGCCAAAACTTGGTAGACAAGGCGAGATATAATCCTGCCAATCCAAGGATTGCTGCGGTGCTCATCATTGTGTATGAAGAAAATGGCGAATTGTATTTTCCCGTAATTCACAGAAACACCTATCCTGGCGTGCATTCTAATCAAATTGGGTTCCCTGGCGGCCGCGTCGAAGCGATAGACGAAAATTTACAAGCTACAGCTCTGCGTGAAAGTTTGGAAGAAATCAATGCCGACCCTAATTGCATTGAAATCGTAGGAGAATTAAGCCAATTGTTCATCCCACCGAGCAATTTCATCGTGCATCCATTTGTGGGAATCTACAAAGGCAGACCAGATTTCATACCATCTGAGCGCGAAGTAAAAGCCATAATTCCATTAAAATTAAATGAATTTATTCACTCGCCCAACATTATAGAACACACCGTGGTCGTGGACAACATTGCACACCAAGTGCCTGCTTTTGCCTTACCAAACAATTTGATTTGTTGGGGCGCAACCGCAATGATGCTAAATGAATTCCTTGTATTTTTGCGAAATTCATTAAATTTGTAA
- a CDS encoding S8 family serine peptidase: MKKLVLSLSLVASFVFAQEQPSAQELAKQNWFHVNYAKDSIYGVATDDAYAYAKSKGLKSSPVIVAVIDSGIEGDHPDLQANMWTNVKEIPGNGVDDDGNGYIDDIHGWNFIGGPNGDVDHDNTEITRLVREYKALFDSKNEAENKLNQQKYPKKYALYQEILPKYKEELTEAQMNVAKIQEQINQILTIYQDFAKEYGGDKVISIEEVKALKPKSQGAILLKEKIIEAVNSPEAEQYFGSTPNKIIDEIKEQGNDYAEHYKGKLDYYLNLDYDPRAIVGDNYNDVNERIYGNNTVEGPDALHGTHVAGIIGAVRNNGIGMNGVAENVKIMNVRTVPDGDERDKDVANAIRYAVDNGAKVINMSFGKPYSPNKQAVWDAIKYATDHNVLLVKAAGNDDVNIDKDIHYPTNFRNGHPVSNTLLTVGASTPNNNSIKASFSNYGKQQVDIFAPGVEIYSTVPDASYKYLQGTSMASPVVAGVAALVWSYFPNLTAQEIRNILIETGNYNENLKDISTHGVVVDALKALKKAEEVSNAKGSVSAEPVKSKAEKLKKANKKRKSKKRRR; this comes from the coding sequence ATGAAAAAATTAGTACTCAGTTTATCTCTTGTAGCTAGTTTTGTGTTTGCACAAGAACAACCTTCAGCTCAAGAATTAGCCAAACAAAATTGGTTTCATGTAAACTACGCCAAAGATTCAATCTATGGAGTAGCCACAGACGATGCATATGCTTATGCAAAATCTAAAGGATTGAAATCTAGCCCAGTAATCGTTGCTGTAATCGATAGTGGTATCGAAGGAGATCACCCAGATTTACAAGCAAACATGTGGACTAATGTAAAAGAAATCCCAGGAAACGGAGTGGACGATGATGGAAATGGATATATCGACGATATCCACGGATGGAACTTTATCGGTGGGCCAAATGGAGATGTAGACCACGACAACACAGAAATCACTCGTTTGGTAAGAGAATACAAAGCTTTATTTGATTCTAAAAACGAAGCCGAAAACAAACTTAACCAGCAAAAGTATCCTAAAAAATACGCCCTGTATCAAGAAATTCTTCCAAAATACAAAGAAGAATTGACTGAAGCGCAAATGAATGTAGCTAAAATTCAAGAGCAAATCAATCAAATTCTAACTATCTACCAAGATTTTGCTAAAGAATATGGTGGAGACAAAGTTATCAGCATTGAGGAAGTAAAAGCATTAAAACCGAAGAGCCAAGGTGCTATTCTATTAAAAGAAAAAATAATAGAAGCTGTAAATTCACCAGAAGCCGAACAATATTTTGGCTCTACTCCCAACAAAATTATCGATGAAATTAAAGAACAAGGTAATGATTACGCTGAACACTATAAAGGGAAATTAGATTATTATTTAAACCTTGATTATGATCCACGCGCTATCGTAGGAGATAACTACAATGATGTAAACGAAAGAATCTACGGAAACAATACAGTAGAAGGTCCAGATGCACTTCACGGAACGCATGTGGCAGGTATCATAGGTGCTGTGAGAAACAACGGTATCGGAATGAATGGTGTCGCTGAAAATGTAAAAATCATGAATGTGCGCACTGTGCCAGATGGCGATGAGAGAGATAAAGATGTGGCAAACGCAATCCGCTACGCAGTAGATAATGGTGCAAAAGTCATCAACATGAGTTTCGGTAAACCATATTCTCCAAACAAACAAGCAGTATGGGATGCAATTAAATATGCTACAGATCACAATGTTCTTTTAGTAAAAGCAGCAGGTAATGATGATGTGAACATCGACAAAGATATTCATTATCCTACCAACTTTAGAAATGGTCATCCTGTAAGTAACACATTGCTTACTGTAGGAGCTAGCACACCTAACAATAACAGCATCAAAGCTAGTTTCTCAAACTATGGTAAACAACAAGTAGACATCTTTGCCCCTGGAGTAGAAATCTACTCTACTGTGCCAGATGCAAGCTACAAATACTTGCAAGGAACATCAATGGCATCTCCAGTAGTAGCTGGTGTGGCTGCATTGGTTTGGAGCTACTTCCCTAACCTTACTGCACAAGAAATCAGAAATATCTTAATCGAAACTGGAAACTACAACGAAAACTTGAAAGATATTTCTACCCACGGTGTAGTGGTAGATGCATTGAAAGCACTTAAAAAAGCGGAAGAAGTATCTAATGCTAAAGGTAGTGTTTCTGCAGAGCCCGTGAAAAGCAAAGCTGAAAAATTGAAAAAAGCTAATAAAAAAAGAAAATCTAAAAAAAGAAGAAGATAA
- a CDS encoding WbqC family protein — translation MFIFVANHMELNAFSSQYFPPIRFFADFLSQENPCIDVYENYQKQTYRNRCHILSPNGLQKLVVPIAHTGKRAMKDLQISYAQDWQKEHLRSFEAAYRRSPYFEYYEDDLMPVFEKKHKFLLDLNLEILEQLLNLLQVENKFSLSESYIESPATDFRQTYNAKNPVEDLPEYTQVFSEKLQFIPDLSVVDLLFNEGPQSIVYIKNLKQQ, via the coding sequence ATGTTTATTTTTGTAGCAAATCATATGGAATTGAACGCATTTTCATCACAATATTTTCCACCAATTCGGTTTTTTGCAGATTTTTTATCGCAAGAAAATCCGTGCATTGATGTGTACGAAAATTACCAAAAACAAACTTACAGAAATCGTTGTCATATCCTGAGCCCAAACGGCTTGCAAAAACTCGTAGTGCCCATTGCCCACACAGGAAAGCGCGCCATGAAGGATTTGCAAATAAGCTATGCCCAAGATTGGCAAAAGGAACATTTGCGCTCCTTTGAGGCAGCCTATCGCCGTTCTCCCTATTTTGAATACTACGAAGACGATTTGATGCCCGTGTTTGAGAAAAAACATAAATTCCTTTTAGACTTGAATTTGGAAATTTTGGAACAACTTTTGAATTTGCTTCAAGTTGAAAATAAATTTTCGCTTTCTGAATCGTATATTGAATCGCCCGCTACAGATTTTAGACAAACTTATAATGCCAAAAATCCTGTAGAAGATTTGCCAGAATATACGCAAGTTTTTAGCGAAAAATTACAATTTATTCCAGATTTAAGCGTAGTGGATCTATTGTTTAATGAAGGACCCCAAAGTATAGTTTATATTAAAAATTTAAAACAACAATAA
- a CDS encoding efflux RND transporter periplasmic adaptor subunit: protein MKAKKIIIAVLVLLVLCLGIWAFSYNYQKSTAENVVYETTHAFRTDIKKTAVATGEVKPREKIEIKPNITGVIQSIKVREGMEVTNGQLLATIKVIPNVNSLNSAQMQINSTKTELANQTRHYNRQKLLYSQGVISKAEYETALAAYNSAKQSLKNAENNYHTAKTGVAPGLEQYSTTQIRSTINGMILDIPVEIGDNVQEISNFSTGTTIATIANIKDMIFEGRVDEAEVGKLKIGMPLEIKIGALPNETFTGTLDFIAPSGIRNNGIVEFEIKASVNLNQNDFIRAGYSANAEITTENKKNVLVLAESDIQYEGDGTAFVEVKNGEEWIKKPIRLGVSDGENIEILKGITEKDEVKVWNIHLNEKSKEEKEK, encoded by the coding sequence ATGAAAGCTAAAAAAATCATTATAGCAGTCCTTGTTTTATTAGTTTTATGCCTAGGAATATGGGCTTTTTCCTATAACTACCAAAAAAGTACTGCCGAAAATGTGGTGTACGAGACCACACATGCTTTTAGAACAGACATTAAGAAAACGGCAGTCGCTACAGGCGAAGTAAAACCACGCGAAAAAATCGAAATTAAACCTAACATCACGGGGGTAATTCAATCCATCAAGGTGAGAGAGGGTATGGAGGTTACCAATGGACAACTGCTTGCCACAATAAAGGTAATCCCCAATGTCAATAGCCTAAATTCAGCACAGATGCAAATCAATTCCACAAAAACGGAACTTGCCAACCAAACGCGACACTACAATCGCCAAAAATTGCTCTACTCGCAGGGTGTGATTTCCAAAGCCGAATATGAAACAGCCCTTGCAGCTTATAATTCAGCCAAACAAAGTTTAAAAAATGCCGAAAACAATTACCACACCGCCAAAACAGGCGTGGCACCTGGGCTTGAGCAATATTCTACTACGCAAATTCGCTCCACTATCAACGGAATGATTTTGGACATTCCCGTAGAAATTGGAGACAATGTGCAAGAAATCAGCAACTTTAGCACAGGGACAACCATTGCCACCATTGCCAATATCAAAGACATGATTTTTGAAGGTCGTGTAGACGAAGCCGAAGTAGGAAAACTAAAGATAGGCATGCCACTTGAAATCAAAATCGGTGCTTTGCCCAACGAAACTTTTACGGGAACCCTTGATTTTATCGCACCATCGGGAATCAGAAACAATGGGATTGTAGAATTTGAAATCAAAGCCAGCGTGAATTTAAATCAAAACGATTTCATCCGTGCAGGCTACAGTGCCAACGCCGAAATCACAACCGAGAACAAGAAAAATGTATTGGTTTTAGCTGAATCAGACATTCAGTATGAAGGCGACGGCACTGCCTTTGTAGAAGTGAAAAACGGCGAAGAATGGATCAAAAAACCCATTCGTTTAGGCGTGAGTGATGGCGAAAACATCGAAATTCTCAAAGGCATTACCGAAAAAGATGAAGTAAAAGTTTGGAACATCCATCTCAACGAAAAATCAAAAGAGGAGAAAGAAAAATAA
- a CDS encoding adenine-specific methyltransferase EcoRI family protein, producing the protein MAKSLNKNLHKAKKGKNDEFYTQLSDIENELKHYAHHFKDKVVYCNCDDPRISNFFHYFSYNFERLGLKKLITTCYKNQQMDLFSQGEAKEAIMLEYTGDKNGNHTPDPDEIGVTPLKGDGDFRSPESIDILKQADIIVTNPPFSLFREYIAQLIEYDKKFLVIGSMNAITYKEIFPLISANKMWLGYGFRGGNAYFETTQPKENFAKGVYNEDTGLVKFRNVHWFTNLDHNKRHEKLILYKKYTPEEYPKYDNYDAINVNKVAEIPCDYRGVMGVPITFLDKYNPEQFEIVAFRKGNDGKDLVYSLSRNPDFVEREREREREYNHTSESLSRNYDHSRGNEQCQRNSSQWQECLQKNTHSATSIPGMIKNAEGKINGKITYARILIRRK; encoded by the coding sequence ATGGCAAAATCACTAAACAAGAATCTACATAAAGCAAAAAAAGGGAAAAACGATGAGTTTTATACACAACTCTCCGATATAGAAAATGAACTCAAACATTATGCTCACCATTTTAAAGATAAAGTAGTCTACTGCAATTGCGACGACCCTCGTATTAGTAATTTTTTTCATTACTTTTCTTATAATTTTGAACGATTAGGGCTCAAAAAACTTATCACTACTTGCTATAAGAATCAGCAAATGGATCTTTTTAGCCAAGGCGAAGCCAAAGAAGCCATTATGCTTGAATACACTGGCGACAAAAACGGGAACCACACACCCGACCCCGATGAGATTGGCGTAACTCCGCTAAAAGGCGATGGCGATTTTAGGAGCCCAGAGAGTATAGATATACTCAAACAGGCAGATATCATAGTAACCAATCCTCCTTTTTCACTCTTTAGAGAGTATATTGCCCAACTCATAGAATACGACAAAAAGTTTTTAGTGATAGGAAGTATGAATGCCATTACTTACAAAGAGATTTTTCCACTTATCTCTGCAAATAAAATGTGGCTTGGATATGGTTTTAGAGGAGGTAATGCTTATTTCGAAACTACTCAACCAAAAGAAAATTTTGCAAAAGGTGTTTATAATGAGGACACTGGATTAGTCAAATTTAGAAATGTCCATTGGTTTACCAACCTCGACCATAACAAACGCCACGAAAAGCTTATTTTATATAAAAAGTATACACCAGAGGAATATCCCAAATATGATAATTATGATGCCATCAATGTAAACAAAGTCGCTGAAATCCCGTGCGATTATAGAGGTGTAATGGGAGTGCCTATTACCTTTTTGGATAAATACAACCCCGAACAGTTTGAAATCGTCGCTTTTCGAAAAGGTAATGATGGTAAAGATTTAGTATATTCACTTAGCCGAAACCCTGATTTTGTAGAGAGAGAGAGAGAGAGAGAGAGAGAGTACAACCATACTTCAGAATCCTTATCAAGAAATTATGACCATTCCAGGGGTAATGAACAATGCCAAAGAAACTCTAGTCAATGGCAAGAATGTTTACAAAAGAATACTCATTCGGCGACTTCTATACCAGGAATGATAAAAAATGCCGAAGGCAAAATAAATGGCAAAATAACTTATGCACGGATATTAATCAGAAGAAAATAG
- a CDS encoding HNH endonuclease family protein, whose protein sequence is MNIKLKEITIRELIEGYQDHQENGVVGYSGKLDIRPPYQREFVYNEKQRNAVIDTIERGFPLNVMYWAVRDDGTFEVIDGQQRTISICQFVAGDFSCIFGDIPQMRYFHNLQEDEKNRFLDYKLMVYVCEGTDSEKLEWFKTINIAGEKLEEQELRNAVYTGSWLADAKRYFSRTSCPAYQIGHNYLTGAVNRQKFLETAIKWISNGNIEIHMSKHQNDPTAINLWNYFQSVISWVGATFPEYRKEMKGIEWGELYNEYKDAKLSPTELEEQIKKLMLDDDVTAKKGIYYYVLTGKEKHLNIRAFTPQMKREAYERQEGICPMCEQHFEIEEMEADHITPWHEGGKTNPQNCQMLCKEDNRRKSGK, encoded by the coding sequence ATGAATATTAAACTTAAAGAAATCACTATTCGAGAGCTTATTGAAGGCTATCAAGATCACCAAGAGAATGGTGTCGTTGGCTACTCTGGAAAGCTAGATATTCGCCCACCTTATCAGAGAGAATTCGTTTATAATGAGAAACAACGAAACGCCGTTATTGATACGATAGAGAGGGGGTTTCCACTTAATGTAATGTATTGGGCAGTAAGAGATGATGGAACATTTGAAGTAATAGATGGGCAACAGCGCACCATTTCCATTTGTCAATTCGTAGCAGGAGATTTTTCATGTATATTTGGAGATATTCCTCAAATGAGATATTTCCACAACCTTCAAGAAGATGAAAAAAATAGATTTTTAGACTATAAACTTATGGTCTATGTATGTGAAGGGACAGACAGCGAAAAACTTGAATGGTTTAAAACCATTAATATCGCTGGAGAAAAACTAGAAGAACAAGAGCTAAGAAATGCAGTATATACGGGTTCTTGGCTAGCTGACGCTAAAAGATATTTTAGCCGGACTTCATGTCCTGCTTACCAAATTGGACATAATTATTTAACTGGAGCCGTAAATAGACAAAAGTTTTTAGAAACAGCAATAAAATGGATTTCAAATGGTAATATAGAAATTCACATGAGTAAACATCAAAATGACCCAACAGCAATTAATTTGTGGAATTATTTTCAAAGTGTTATCAGTTGGGTAGGAGCTACATTCCCAGAATACAGAAAGGAGATGAAAGGCATTGAATGGGGAGAGCTTTACAATGAATATAAGGACGCAAAATTAAGCCCTACGGAATTAGAGGAACAAATAAAAAAACTAATGCTGGATGATGATGTAACCGCCAAAAAAGGAATTTATTATTATGTATTAACTGGCAAAGAAAAACACCTTAACATTAGAGCCTTTACACCGCAAATGAAAAGAGAAGCCTACGAGCGACAAGAGGGCATTTGCCCCATGTGTGAGCAACATTTTGAAATAGAAGAAATGGAAGCAGACCATATCACCCCATGGCACGAAGGAGGAAAAACTAACCCCCAAAACTGCCAAATGCTTTGCAAAGAAGATAATAGAAGAAAATCTGGAAAATAA
- a CDS encoding ABC transporter permease codes for MLIFERDTWSEIYHALEKNKTRTLLTMVGVAWGMLLFVFLLGVVNGLSNGFDKELKGTSTNSLFIWTQQTSVPYDGFGRGRTFRFQLSDIEALKKKFKEIKIITPRQRNNASVVHQAKNGNYSIFGDFPEQNKIFVKKILKGRYITQKDIENNAKVAVISDRLIDELYDKGSNPLGTTLQINGVSFKVVGVYSGDSKGGIDSGSTVTIPFATFNQIFNQGNNVGLIVINIDDYADIKKAETQIKDFLKTRHHIAPNDTQALGSFNLGEMFGKMFRFMQGLEFLTVVVGFFTLLAGVLAVSSILLITVKERTQEFGIRRALGAPPSQIVSQILIESSVITFFSGLIGIIAGTAFLASINTYVANSEDNDIPFVNSSIDIKILLGAFVLVLVMSLLAGLIPALRAVAIKPIDALREE; via the coding sequence ATGTTGATATTTGAACGAGATACTTGGAGCGAAATTTACCACGCTTTAGAAAAAAACAAGACACGCACGCTGCTCACCATGGTGGGCGTAGCTTGGGGCATGTTGCTTTTTGTGTTTTTGCTTGGTGTGGTCAATGGCTTAAGCAATGGTTTTGACAAGGAGTTGAAAGGCACAAGCACCAATAGCCTTTTTATCTGGACACAGCAAACGAGCGTTCCCTACGACGGATTTGGGCGTGGAAGAACATTCCGTTTTCAGCTGAGCGACATCGAGGCTTTAAAAAAGAAGTTTAAGGAAATTAAAATCATCACACCTCGCCAGCGAAACAACGCAAGCGTGGTGCACCAAGCCAAAAATGGGAATTATAGCATTTTTGGAGATTTCCCAGAGCAAAACAAAATCTTTGTCAAAAAGATTTTAAAGGGCAGATACATCACCCAAAAAGATATTGAAAATAATGCCAAAGTTGCCGTGATAAGCGACCGCTTGATCGACGAACTTTATGACAAAGGAAGCAATCCGCTGGGCACCACCCTTCAAATCAACGGGGTAAGTTTCAAAGTTGTGGGCGTATATTCTGGCGACTCCAAAGGCGGGATAGATAGCGGGAGCACCGTTACCATTCCATTTGCCACCTTCAATCAAATCTTTAACCAAGGAAACAATGTGGGCTTAATCGTGATCAATATCGACGACTACGCCGACATCAAAAAAGCAGAAACACAAATCAAGGATTTTCTAAAAACACGCCACCACATCGCGCCCAACGATACACAGGCACTTGGCTCATTCAATCTGGGCGAAATGTTTGGTAAAATGTTCAGATTTATGCAAGGTTTGGAATTTCTCACCGTCGTCGTGGGCTTTTTCACACTTTTGGCGGGCGTTTTGGCCGTGAGCTCGATTTTGCTCATCACCGTCAAGGAGCGCACACAAGAATTCGGAATCCGCCGAGCCTTGGGCGCACCGCCCTCCCAAATCGTGAGTCAGATTTTGATCGAAAGTAGCGTCATCACCTTTTTCTCGGGGCTTATAGGCATCATCGCAGGCACCGCATTTTTAGCGAGCATAAACACCTATGTCGCCAACTCCGAAGACAACGATATCCCGTTTGTAAATAGCTCTATCGACATCAAAATATTGCTCGGAGCATTTGTATTGGTCTTAGTTATGTCGCTTTTAGCGGGGCTTATTCCAGCCCTGCGTGCCGTTGCCATAAAACCCATTGATGCCTTGCGAGAGGAGTAG
- a CDS encoding ABC transporter permease yields MFDIDRWAEIWASIRSNKLRTFLSGATIALALFVFITLFGLSKGLQNGFEEQFLPPNMMTIEVYTNYTTLPYKGKQPNRYIQLKKSDYQFLQELLKDRIEIVLPHISQMVTARNFSEFGNYNLIGTTSKEKKASDLKIISGRFLDPLDNQSIEKNVVIGRLVEKDLFKNKSAVGENIQLGNTLYKVVGVYSSEEGDDKERYIYLPINTYHVIYGTQNIDNFTLYPLPNSSLDELHDIAQEVEKELKIKHSVSPDDTRGVRAYDPKDALDSTNMFFYVFTIIVLVIGIGSLISGVVSIANMMVFSVKERTKEIGIRKALGATPFNIISLILQEALAITFLFGFIGIFMGMLLTYSVKDSLQDYMIYNATVESSRIVLAAIILLISGLLAGFIPARKAAKIKPIEALNSN; encoded by the coding sequence ATGTTTGATATAGATCGCTGGGCAGAAATCTGGGCTTCGATTCGGAGCAATAAATTAAGGACATTCTTATCGGGTGCTACCATTGCATTGGCATTATTTGTATTTATCACGCTTTTTGGACTAAGTAAAGGTTTGCAGAACGGTTTTGAGGAGCAATTTTTACCACCCAATATGATGACCATCGAAGTTTACACAAACTACACCACCTTGCCCTACAAAGGCAAGCAGCCCAATCGCTACATTCAGCTTAAAAAATCGGATTATCAATTTTTACAAGAATTGCTAAAAGACCGAATAGAAATCGTTTTGCCTCATATTTCCCAAATGGTTACGGCTAGGAATTTCTCGGAATTCGGAAATTATAATTTAATCGGAACCACTTCCAAAGAGAAAAAAGCCAGTGATTTAAAAATCATTTCTGGGCGTTTTCTCGATCCGCTCGACAATCAGTCGATTGAGAAAAATGTAGTAATCGGCAGATTGGTAGAAAAAGATTTATTTAAAAACAAATCTGCCGTGGGCGAAAACATTCAGCTGGGCAATACGCTCTACAAAGTTGTGGGCGTGTACTCGAGCGAAGAGGGCGACGACAAAGAACGCTATATTTACCTGCCCATCAACACCTACCATGTGATTTACGGAACTCAAAATATAGATAATTTTACCTTATATCCTTTGCCAAACTCAAGTTTAGATGAGCTGCACGACATTGCACAAGAGGTGGAAAAAGAATTAAAAATTAAACACAGCGTTTCGCCAGACGACACACGCGGAGTCCGAGCATACGACCCAAAAGATGCACTCGATAGCACCAATATGTTTTTTTATGTTTTTACCATTATCGTTTTGGTCATTGGGATTGGTAGTTTGATTTCGGGCGTGGTGAGTATTGCCAATATGATGGTCTTTAGCGTAAAGGAACGCACCAAGGAAATCGGCATCAGAAAAGCCTTGGGTGCTACGCCTTTTAATATCATCAGTCTTATTTTGCAAGAGGCCTTGGCAATCACCTTTTTATTTGGATTTATCGGGATTTTTATGGGTATGCTACTCACCTACTCTGTAAAAGATTCGTTGCAAGATTATATGATTTACAACGCCACAGTAGAGTCTTCACGCATTGTGCTAGCCGCCATAATTTTGCTTATTTCTGGCTTATTGGCAGGTTTTATTCCCGCTAGAAAAGCCGCTAAAATTAAACCTATTGAAGCCTTAAACAGTAACTAA